In the genome of Myripristis murdjan chromosome 21, fMyrMur1.1, whole genome shotgun sequence, the window TTGCAAAACCAGTCAGCATTTTGGCTTGGAAGACGCCAGAAAGCGCAATGAGTGGTAAGAAGCATATAATCACCAAAGTTAACTTCCAACTGAAGTAGAAGGCGATAATAAAAGATGCTCCAATACTGGTGAGGGAGTTAACAGTCATGCCAATCTGAGGTCCTGTTGCCTGCAGAAATAATGCCATAACAAGctcattataaatcattttCAGTGCTTTCTTGTATAATGATGTTGTTATATGTGCATCAGCCTTTAGTTATGCAACTGCTGTCCTCACCCCCTGGACCATGGAGGCATCAGTGGCCAGTCGAGTAGTCAGAGCTCCAGGACTGTTTCTGGGGTCATCAAACCAGCCAATCTCCTGTCTCAACATGGCCTGGAAGCCCATCTTCCTCAGGCGGCGGGTAAGCAGCTCCCCAGACCAAGAAAAAGCATAACCCTGGAACACCAAAATGGAGTAAACACATACTCTAGCCATAAATTAGTCTTAgataaagagtaactaaactccaaacttaaatctctgcaaagtgtgtgtgacttcTAATGGTAAAAAGCCTGGTCTTTTGGATGCAAGTGATGTCTCCACCCATGGGTCTAGGTTTGACATTCTCTTTAATTaagctgtattttattttctgttggcATGTGGATATACACAATAAACTTTTACAATTCAATCACACATGGTGGTGCAAACCTGCACAAACTGACTGAAGAAGGTTACTGCCGCTGTAACACAAAACACGACACATATTCCATTGATCTGATCCATCTGTTTGTCCAAGTCACGGATGGCAAAAGtctgcaaatgcaaacacaaaattaattaCAGGCGACATGAAATGAATgtaatataaaacataaatctATCATAATCCATGGGAGCATGCCACATATACAGCCCTCACCCCAAGAATCTGGCTGAACAGGATGGCATAGAGAGGGTTGACAGAGCCGTTGATCGCCGCTCCCAGAGAGCCTAAGACCATGTAGGGCCATTCTTTCTGGTTGTATTTCAGGATACGTGTCATTGCGGCTGGCTCTACATGTTCCTCTTCACAATTCTGTTAGGGGATGAGTTATAAATGTTTGATTTCAACAATTTACAGTTGGTAATAAAATTTTGCATATATTCCATAAAGAGGGAGCTCAGTACCTTTTCTGGTGACGTCTCACCATCTGAAAGGATTTTAAGATTACATTGGTCACTGTAGCTTGTTACTTCATCGGGTTCAAAGTCATTTGACAAGTGGCTCGAAGATCGTAGACGAAGAGAGCCCCTACATGAGTCAGAAGAGGGGCATCATGGTCATTTTTTATGATGATAAACAGGGGTGTCTGAAAGTTTGTGAATTTTCTCATGGGATATGGATTTACCTTTGATTAAATCTGTGGCGGAAATACCTCGCTTCTGAGGAAAAATCTTCTTCATCAGATTCTCTGACTGCACCTGGAAAACATCAACACAGACTGTTAGATCATGTGTCGGCAAAGCCCAAGGATGTGACAGTCTGGTCTACATCATATGCACCTACCTGTGCTTTCTGCTACTTTGGATGTGCCGTCTTTTTGAAGGGTGACCAAGGTGAAGTAGATACCTTGTCTTTCCAGTAGCTCACTGTGTGTTCCCCTCTCCACAGCCTGCCCGTGCTCAAACCCAACGATGACCTCTGCATTTTTAATTGTAGAGAGGCGGTGGGCAACAGAAATGGTCGTCCTGCCCATCTGTACCTGCAGATATATAGTTGCCATGGGATTACTCCACAAAACACAATGTATTACCAAAGGTAATGGAGTGCGCTGTGATTACattgatgagacagagagcgGCTCACCTTGTTGAGTGCCTCCTGGATAACGGCTTCACTCTCGTTGTCTAAAGCAGATGTGGCCATATCCAGCAGCAGGATCTTGGGGTTACGGATCAGAGCTCGGGCAATAGCAATCCTCTGCTTCTGTCCTCCACTCATCTGGCTGCCACCTTCTCCCACTAGAGTATCAaatttctgaaacaaaaaattacaaaatggtAATATTTTTCCATGTAATGCTCACTAAATTAGTTAAACGGCAAGATACGGCACtatcagtgtgaatgtgaatgactGTGAATGTGATTCAACTGTCTTTtctttgagtacctgtggtagTTCCATGATAAAATTATAGGCATTAGCCTCCTTTGTTGCCTGGACAATTTCCTCCATGGTGACCCCAGGTCGGCCAAAACGGATGTTCTCTGCAATGGTTGTAGCAAACAACACTGGCTCCTGCTCTACAACACCAATTATAGACCGGAGCCACTGAACATTCAGACTACGAATGTCATGGCCATCCAAAGTCACCTGTGAATGAAAATATGTGCTGTAACAGTCATGGTTCACAGACAGAGAATAAGAGAATACAAATCCAATTTGCAGAACAGGTGcagaacagatttttttgtctgtcctgCACCTGGATTTCTCTTGACAAAGATCCTGAGTGGATTGAAGCAACAGATTTTTACAATCAAACTTTTCTTGGGAGCAAGGTGGACAGTATGCAAGCTCATAACACAATTCTCCAAGACTCCGAGCTTTCTAGTGATGTGCTGTGTCTGCTCAGATTGTTACCCTTCCTTCCTTTGGATTATAGAACCGCTGGATGAGCTGGATTGTGGCACTCTTCCCAGATCCGCTTGGTCCAACAAAAGCAGTGGTTTGTCCAGCTTTAATCAGCATGCTTAGACCATTTAAAATCTGAAATCACAGGTGGTCTTTTGTGAGCTTCATTTTGAAGGATGCACTGTAAAATGGAGACCAAATATTGCGAAGTGAATAGAgtcagtactcgagttgaggggggatgagggtggatggcatcccccctgaaataaaaacggtcaaaatcttcccccctgtaaaactgccatcctcacttttcatcaagtgaaaaaaattgaccatcccccctgaattttttttacaactcgactactgaaTAGAGTTACCTTGACTTCAGGCCGAGATGGGTAGTAGAATGTAACATCATCGAATTCAATATCACCTTTTACTTTGTCTAATTTGTGACCTTCCTCTGACAAACAATCAATTTCTGGTTCCTGCAAAAGCAAAAGGTAGCAACAATGTTTTTTGGGTGAAGATTCAGttgttttatagtttttattatattgtatctATTTCTTGTCTGAATTATACCCTCTTTATTCTTTAGAAGTATCTTGACTTTACCCTATCAATGGTGTCAAAGATGATCTTTGCAGCAGCGCGACCAGAGGCAAAAGCTTCCAGGCACGGTGAGGCCTGGCCTAGGTTCATAGCTCCTATGAGGACTCCAAAAAGCACCTGGAGACAAAACACATCAACCACATAGCAAAAAGAGTGCCAGTGTCTTTGCAATCCTTTCAACATAGGAAGTAACTGGATCTGAATGCCTTTACATAGTTTTCCCTCATACCTGAAGTAGACCACCCGGAGAGAGCTCCTTGGTGTAGATGACCAACTGAGATCCGTACCAGAAGGCCAGAGCGAAACAAAAGAAGATGATGCTCCACAGGTAGCCTCTAAAAATGCCTGTGATTGTGCCCTTTTTCACACCCCATCTCTGAGCCTCCACAAGGTTTTGGTCATACCTGTCAAAATTTCCAGTTCATTTCATTAGTCAACCAGGAGTAAATACTCATCCTTTGCAGGACAGAATACCCACTAATCATCCGAGAGAATGACAAAATACCTTTCAACTTCTTTCTCCTCCCCACCAAAGGCTGCTACTGTTCTGATGGATGAAATGACCTCATCAGCCACTGCACCTGCCTTTGCGTAGCATTTTAACTCTTGTCCTGTCAGTCTGCCTACAGCCTTTGGcaaaaaaataaggaaatacaaaaaacaacaacctttcAGTCTTTTCCATCTAAAATTAAATGCATCTCTCCTATTAAAACAATTTAACATATGACACCACATGCATACTGTAGGTGTTCACTTTTGAACAGCAGTAACAAATCAGTCACTGTGACTCATAAATTGCCTCTCACCATAGCCATCAGTCCAGCAGCGATGCCAATTAGTGGGCTTACTGCTATAACCACCATAGTCAGCTTCCACCCCCCAATGAAGCCCACCATGAAGCCAAAGACAAATGCAGAGATCCGCTCAATAAAGATAGACATCTGGTCAGCAATGGCATCGTTAATCTTGTTGATGTCACTGGGAGGGAAGAAAACACACCATAAACACTGCTATGTGAAACATTCTTTCAGCTCTGTGATGATTAGATAACCGGCTGATGTCCAGATACACCACCAACTCACTCAGATATCCTTGTGTTCAATTCACCAACAGAGTTGCAGTCAAACCACCCCATCTCCATTTGCATTACTTTTCTGAAGTAAGTCCTCCTGATTTTCTGGATCTGTCTTGAAGCTGCTGACACCCAGAGTGTAATCTACATAGTGGACATTCAGTCCTCACAAGTCAATATAATGCATGTtgacatataaaaataaagtactaTGGATTTAAGTCTCGACTTGTGTTGCTACAACACTTCTTTCCATATTATGGCTAAATAAGGAAACCTGTGCTTGTACTTACCTGAAAATAACTAGAAATTAAAACTCCTAATCCAATTCCAACATAGCAATATG includes:
- the abcb11a gene encoding bile salt export pump; this encodes MAQIRYPVGQVTSKLSEEFEEGKDPCEDIDDKKNDNKLSVGYFQLFRFATWTDTVMMVVGGVCALIHGAASPLMLVVYSMMTDIFVAHELEVQILVDPNKTCINNTISWTNGSKYISETSTFSCGVDIEGQMTLFAYCYVGIGLGVLISSYFQITLWVSAASRQIQKIRRTYFRKVMQMEMGWFDCNSVGELNTRISDDINKINDAIADQMSIFIERISAFVFGFMVGFIGGWKLTMVVIAVSPLIGIAAGLMAMAVGRLTGQELKCYAKAGAVADEVISSIRTVAAFGGEEKEVERYDQNLVEAQRWGVKKGTITGIFRGYLWSIIFFCFALAFWYGSQLVIYTKELSPGGLLQVLFGVLIGAMNLGQASPCLEAFASGRAAAKIIFDTIDREPEIDCLSEEGHKLDKVKGDIEFDDVTFYYPSRPEVKILNGLSMLIKAGQTTAFVGPSGSGKSATIQLIQRFYNPKEGRVTLDGHDIRSLNVQWLRSIIGVVEQEPVLFATTIAENIRFGRPGVTMEEIVQATKEANAYNFIMELPQKFDTLVGEGGSQMSGGQKQRIAIARALIRNPKILLLDMATSALDNESEAVIQEALNKVQMGRTTISVAHRLSTIKNAEVIVGFEHGQAVERGTHSELLERQGIYFTLVTLQKDGTSKVAESTVRESDEEDFSSEARYFRHRLCPSSDSCRGSLRLRSSSHLSNDFEPDEVTSYSDQCNLKILSDGETSPEKNCEEEHVEPAAMTRILKYNQKEWPYMVLGSLGAAINGSVNPLYAILFSQILGTFAIRDLDKQMDQINGICVVFCVTAAVTFFSQFVQGYAFSWSGELLTRRLRKMGFQAMLRQEIGWFDDPRNSPGALTTRLATDASMVQGATGPQIGMTVNSLTSIGASFIIAFYFSWKLTLVIICFLPLIALSGVFQAKMLTGFANDDKKAMEAAGQVSSEAFANIRTIAGLGKESAFVESYEQQLESPHRSATKRGVIYGICFGFARCVIFMAYAASFRYGGHLVSSENLHYVIVFRVISAIVVSGTALGRASSFTPDYVKAKIAAAQLFKLLDRTPKINHTDGEKWDDFRGEIQFLNCKFTYPTRPDIQVLNGLVVSVKPGQTLAFVGSSGCGKSTSIQLLERFYDPDEGKVLIDDHPSDTVNVPFLRAQIGIVSQEPVLFDCSIAENIQYGDNTRTVSMEEIVDAAKKAYLHDFVMSLPDKYDTQVGAQGSQLSRGQKQRIAIARAIVRDPKILLLDEATSALDTESEKTVQAALDEARKGRTSIVIAHRLSTIQSADIIAVMSKGAIVEKGTHDELMARKGAYYKLVTTGAPIS